The proteins below come from a single Leptospiraceae bacterium genomic window:
- a CDS encoding peptidoglycan DD-metalloendopeptidase family protein — MGSTHGSFWVWLIQRSKRKRKHNGIDFICEPGQVIVSPVDGIVIRQAFPYTDKNYSGVLLGNDSLSLKMFYFIPDKKVLGKRVKQGDRLGIAQDISKRYSSKDRKMIPHIHLQIECLDPTVLML; from the coding sequence ATCGGTTCGACTCATGGATCATTTTGGGTCTGGCTTATTCAACGCTCCAAGAGGAAACGAAAACACAATGGAATCGATTTTATCTGTGAGCCTGGGCAAGTCATTGTTAGTCCTGTTGATGGAATTGTAATTCGACAGGCATTTCCCTATACTGATAAGAATTATTCAGGTGTTCTTTTGGGAAACGATTCACTTAGTTTAAAGATGTTCTACTTTATTCCTGATAAGAAAGTTTTAGGAAAACGAGTCAAGCAAGGAGACAGACTCGGAATCGCTCAAGATATTTCCAAGCGATACAGCAGCAAGGATCGAAAGATGATTCCTCATATCCATCTCCAAATCGAGTGCCTAGACCCAACGGTGCTTATGTTATAA
- a CDS encoding thermonuclease family protein, whose amino-acid sequence MKLFLLYSVTVIEVIDGDTFKGEVDLGFDVRITRHFRVFGLDTPEIFRPSSDSERVRGVLAKDRACELLLDKEVEVKLHGTEKYGRALVEVILPDKRDYTTLMIQEGFSKTKGMVVA is encoded by the coding sequence ATGAAATTATTTTTATTATATTCAGTAACAGTGATTGAAGTGATCGATGGGGATACATTCAAGGGTGAAGTCGATCTTGGTTTCGATGTGCGGATAACAAGACATTTCCGCGTATTCGGATTGGATACACCGGAGATATTTCGACCATCATCCGATTCGGAACGAGTCAGGGGCGTGCTTGCAAAAGACCGAGCCTGTGAACTCCTCCTGGATAAAGAAGTCGAAGTAAAACTTCACGGCACTGAAAAATACGGACGTGCTCTTGTGGAAGTTATTTTACCGGACAAACGTGATTATACAACTCTCATGATTCAAGAGGGATTTAGTAAAACAAAAGGTATGGTAGTGGCTTAA
- a CDS encoding GxxExxY protein has translation MEQEEITEKIIACAFKVHNTLGFGFLEKVYENAFKIELLKNNFEVKQQYPLPVYYDDNLVGDYFADIVVNENIVVEIKTVETLAKIHEAQLVNYLKASNNEFGLLINFGKSVQVKRKYKNPKEGI, from the coding sequence ATGGAACAAGAAGAGATAACAGAAAAGATTATAGCTTGTGCTTTTAAGGTTCATAACACGTTAGGTTTTGGTTTTTTAGAGAAAGTTTATGAGAATGCTTTTAAAATTGAGTTATTGAAAAATAATTTTGAGGTCAAACAACAATATCCACTACCGGTCTATTATGACGATAACTTAGTTGGTGATTACTTTGCTGATATTGTTGTGAATGAAAACATTGTAGTAGAGATAAAGACTGTGGAGACATTAGCTAAAATTCATGAAGCTCAGTTAGTAAATTATTTAAAGGCTTCAAATAATGAGTTTGGATTACTTATTAATTTTGGTAAATCAGTACAAGTAAAAAGAAAATATAAAAATCCAAAAGAAGGAATATAG